The sequence TACAAGTGTAAAAAGTATAAAAAATAAAATAATATTAAAGCAATAAAAATCTTGTATAAATATAAAAAATAAAGCTAAAAATACTACTATAAAAATACTAAATACACTTTTTAACATCAATATTTAACCGTTAAAAGTTGACTCTTCAACAGGCTCAAAACTATGATCCACGAATCTAGTAAATTGTTTTTGAAACACTACCTCAACACTTCCTAGTGAGCCGTTTCTGTTTTTACCTACTATAATCTCAGCTTTTTCTTCGCTTGCATGTGGTGTAAATTTTGGAACATAAGAAGCTGGATCTTTTCCTTCATTTATCCATCTTTCTCTTCTTTCATCCTCTTCTTGTGCGGCATAAACATCACCCCTATAAACAAACAAAATAATATCGGCATCTTGCTCTATCGCCCCACTCTCTCTTAGATCACTTAACATTGGTCTTTTGTTTGACCTTGCTTCTAAGCCACGATTAAGCTGTGAAAGAGCAATTATAGGCATATTAAGCTCCCTTGCTAAAAGCTTTAATCCGCGAGAAATTTCAGCTATTTGAAGATGTCTTTCACTAAAACTACTACTACTCATCATAAGCCCAATATAGTCAATAACACATAAATTTATCTCTTCGTGTTTAGCTTTTAATTTTCTAAGATGTGTTCTAATTTGATGTATATTTACATAGTTACTATCATAAAAAAATAGTTTTTTGTTCATCATATCTTCGCAAGCATCACCAAATCTAGTAAACTCATCATCATCCATTTTTGCTGTAAGTATGTTTGATAAAGGAATTGAAGTATTTGCACTTAAAATACGCATCATAAGATGGCTTGCTGGCATTTCTAAAGAGAAAAATACAACTCCTTTTCCTACGTTTAAAGTTCTTTGAATAGCATTTAAAACAAAAGCAGTTTTTCCCATACCAGGACGAGCTGCAACTATTATAAGCTCTCCCTCTTTAAAGCCTTTTGTATGCTCATTTAGATATCTAAAGCCTGTATCAAGCCCAACTAAGTCTTTATCTACCGCTTCTTTTTGCTTTTTCATCTCAAGCATAAGCTCATGAATAACTTCATCACTTTTTTTAACTACTCCGCCTTTTTTACCATCAACTAAGGCATAAAGTTTAGAGCTAATATCATCAACCATATCTTTAGCTGGCTGAAATTCATTTACTTTACTTGGAATTTTATGCGCTATGCTTATAAGTGATCTTCTTATACTTTTTTCTTTTAGCTCATTTGCATACTTTTCTATGTCTATTAGTGAATTTGTGGCTATTATCTCATTAAATACAGGTTCATTATAGTTTTTGCCAAGTCTTTTTTTTACAAAGGTAAAATCAATCGGTTCATCACTATTAACGCACTCAAGCATAGCTTTAAAAACATCACTATGTGCCTTCAAATAAAAATCATTTGCGTCTATAAGTCCGTAAATTTCAGAAAAACTATCTTCACTATAAAATATAGAGCTTAAAATTGATCTTTCCATATCAAGATCATATAAATTTGAAGGTATTGTGTTATTTGTTTCGCTCATACTCTGCAACCTCCTCATCAAGTTCTTTTAAAAATCTTTCAACTAATTCACTCTCTTTTAATTTTGCCACAACTTCACCCTTTCTCATAACAAGGCCTTGCTCTTTTCCAAATGCAATAGCCACATCAGCACCCTTTGCTTCGCCTATTGCATTTACAACACACCCCATAACAGAAACATTTAAAGGAGCTGTTATATGTCTGGTTCGCTCTTCTACAAGTTTTACAGCTTTTACTAAATTGCTTTGAAGTCTACCACATGTTGGACAAGATATGATATTTAATCCACTCTTTTGAACTCCACTATCTTGTAAAATTGCCTTTGCAACCTTAATTTCTTCTTCAAGTTCTCCTGTTATACTAACCCTCATTGTATCGCCAATACCTTCAAGCAAAAGTCCGCCAAGTGCAATAGAGCTTTTTACAGTAGCATGAAAAACAGTTCCAGCCTCAGTAACTCCTAAATGAAAAGGATACTCGCACATTGGACGAAGTTCTCTGTAAGCTTGCATAGTTGTTGCAACATCACTACTTTTTAATGAGATTGCAATATCTGTAAAATCAAAATCCTCTAAAAGCTTATAATTATACTCAGCAGAAGCTAGCATGGCTTTTACGGTTCTACCATATTTTTCTTCAAATTCTTTTTCCAAACTTCCTGTATTTACACCAATTCTAATAGGTAAATTTCTATCTTTACAAGCCTCAACAACTGCTTTTATCCTATCTTTTCCACCTATATTTCCTGGATTTATTCTAATTGCGTCAACAAAAGGAGCAACTCTTAAAGCATGTTTATAGTTAAAATGTATATCAGCTATGATTGGAATTGGACTCTCTTTTTTAATCTCTTTTAAAGCAGCCGCGTCTTCAACATCTAAAACCGCACAACGAACCAAGTCTCCACCTGCAAAATATACTCTATTTATCTGTTCCAATGTCTCTTTTACATTTTTTGTTTTTGAAAATGTCATAGATTGCACTGAAATTGGAGCATCTCCACCAACCCCAACATCTCCAACAAATAGTTTTTTAGTTTTATACCTATGCATTATTTTCCTTTGGTATTTTTAATAATTATACAAAAAAGTAGTTTAATTTAGTGTAATTTGGGTCTCTAGACTAATATAATTAAAATTAATCTAGAGTATCTATTTTAATAAAAGTTATAAAAATGGTTTACAGGATTACAACCTGAACCAACTTTAAAAGCATTTTTTATAGCGTTAAATATATATTCTTCTGCCTTTTTAACTGCTGTTTTTAAATCATCACCATTTGCTAAATTTGAAGCTATTGCACTTGAGAGTGAACAACCCGAACCATGAGTGCTGTCAGTATTAAGCCTTTTAGTTTCTAAAAAGAGAACTTCCTCGCCATCATAAAAAACATCAACAGAAGCACCATCAATCTCGCCTGCTTTTAAAAATACACTCTTTGGACCGTATTTTAGAAGTTCTATACAAGCTTTTTTAGCATCTTCTTTTGTTTTAATCTCAAATCCTAAAATTTCAGTTGCCTCAAATCTATTTGGTGTTATAACTTTAGCTAATGGAAAAAGTTCTTTAACTATTGCATTTTTAGACTCGCCTTCAAGCCAAATATCACCATTTTTACAACTCATAACAGGATCTAAAACAACTGGTGGTAGGTATTTTTGAGCTTTTAAAGTATCTGCAACTGTTTTTATAATCTCAACGCTTGGAACAACCCCTATTTTTATAACATCAACTTTTATATCATCAAAAATTGCATTAATTCCATCTTTAATAAGTTTTGTGTCAATAAGTTGCATACCATAAAGCCCTTTTGTGTTTTGTGCAGTAGTTGCAGTAACTACACCCATTGCATAAACTTTATGAGCTATAAAAACCTTTAAATCAGCTATAATACCAGCTCCACCACTTGGATCCACGCCTGCTATACTTAGAGCATTTTTCATATTACCTATCCTTTTATTTAATTTAACTTTAGATTATACTACTAAAAAGCTTAATATTTAAGAGTACTAATCTATTAAATATATCTAAATTTTTATCTTATCTATAAATTCTTTTAACTCTTTTTCTAAAATTTCTATATCATATTTTGTTTTTTGGATCTCTTTATTTGCTTCGTTTATATCTTTTTCATATTTTAAAATTTGATCTAAAAATTTCTTTGAGTTTTCATTATCATTTCCTATAGCTTTTAAATTTTCCCTTGCTCTTTCTTGAGACTTTATAATAAAATCTTGCTTTTCTTTTATATCTTTTAAGCCTTTGCGCCTTTGTCTTAAAAGTTCTCCTTTTCCAAGTATCTCTTCAAAAACCATTTTAATCTTATCAGGAATTTCGCCGTTTGAAATGTAATACTTAAGCCTATTTTCATCTAGTTTAACTAATTCGTATGAGCTAGATATAGTCCTAAATGTGCTTATATTTATTTTGCGCTCCTCTTTTGGTGCTAAAGTAAATTTATATCTATTATAATTTGTTTTTTCTTCAAGTGGCTTTATGCTAGATTCAACTTTTTCATCTGCTTTTTTAGGGTGTTCTAGCACTATTTGTTTATTTTTATTATCTTTGTTTTTAACTATATAGGTAGAGTTTAAAACTCTTCTTACAACCTGTTTAGCTAAACCATTATTAATGCTAATTGATACTATATTTTCTGTTTGTTTGTCATTTCTTGAAGCGACCACATCCTCATCTTCTCCAAATTTCAAACTAGCTTTGTCGTTTATGGCAAGATATTTCATCTTAGCATCTCCTATATAGCTACCATCATCATACATAGCAACAAGTCCACTAGGAAGTTTTAAGCTTGAGTTATTTTCTAGCTCAACTGTTAAAATGGCATTGCTTTTTTCTCCATATGGATTTATGTTTGAAAGTAGTGAGAATTTATCCATTGGCAAATTTGTGCTTATAAGCGGAACTGCTAAACTTTGGTATTTTAAAATGGTAACTTTATTTGGTATCAAAAAAGAAAATTGGTCGCTATTTGACTCTTTTGTATTGCTTTTAAATAAATTTGGATTAGTCGATAAATTTTTGTTTTGTGAGCTTGTAGATAACATCCTAGACTCTGCCATTTGGAATCTTCTAGGAATACTATCTTTTTTTTCTATTAACCTAATTTCTTCTTCAAGATTATATGTTGGAGTATAAAAATCTTGAGTAAAAGAAAAAGGCTTTGAACTCATAAGGCTAATCTCAACATCTTGCCAATCAAAGCTATTTGGGTTATTTATAAATGCCCATGCTTGAAAAATAGCACTATCATCTTCTAAAAAAGCACGATATGAAATTTTATAAATTGGTGCTTTCATAACATATGCAAGTTTTACATCTCTTTTTTCGTTAGATTTTATATTTAGATATAGATTTCTCTGCGATGAAACGCCTTCACTCTCCATAAGAGCAAGAATAGATTCTAATTCTTTGTTTATATCTTCATTTAGGAATTTAAAACTTACTATATCATCAAATTTTATTGTAGTTATCTTGCCATTGTTAAAAAGCGATATGGTATCACTTGGGTTTTTAACTGAGTTAAATCCACTATTTTCAACAGCTAAAATTCTACCTCTTATGATTGAATCTGCCTTAACTTCTAACATAAAACCTTTTTTCTCTGCTAAAAAATCACTCAGAGTTAAAGCTACCTTAGGATCTACTCCAAAATTACTGCTATTTGCAAATCTATCTAGCCCACTATCAAATCTAAAAGATATATCTTTTGCTTTTGGATCTATTATGGTAATTGATTTTAAGATATCACTTATTTGAGCTTTGCTAAAACTCATTTTTAAAGATATATCTTTATCTAAAATACCTTGATACTCATAGTAACTCATACCAGATTTATAAAGTGTTACATTTTTTAAATTTAGTGCTTGATTTAAATCCACTGCATTCTCTATCTTATCTGCAAATACCATGCTTGAAACTGTTATTAAAGATAATATAGAAGTAAATATCCTCATGTTAAATCCTTTGATTTTCTATCTTGCAAGTATAACATAATTACAAATCTAAAGATTTAATATATGAAAGATTAAATTTAAATATCTGCTTTACAATATTAGCTTTTAATTATCTCCTTAATTAGTTCATTTATTTTATCATTTGAAAATTGTGTTCTAAATTTAATCTTTATATCACCATTAAAAAACACTTCAGCATGTTTGATTTTTTGTATCTCTTCTTTTCTTAAAGCATCTTCATCCAATACATTTTTAGTCTCTACTATAAAATTAAGTTGCTTTTTGCCATTTTCAAAAGTTAAAACATAGGCAAAATCAGGTGAATAACTCTTGCCTCCCACGATAGGAATTTTAATTGAGTTTTTAGGTATTTTTGTAAAAACTACTACCTCTTTAATATTTTCTTGTATGTTTTGCTTTTCTAATTCAGAATCATAATAAAGTTCTTCAAAAAGATAGTTTTTAGCCACATCTTCATCATCAAACATAACACCAACATCTGTTGCTAAAATTTCTTCTAATACTTTACCATTTTTGTCTGTAAGTTTAGTTGGATGAATACTGTTTGAAACTTTTTGATAAGAAATTTCATATTTATTAAAAGCATTAAATAACAAATAATCATTAAATTTTTGCTTGATTATCCTAATCGTAGATGTATTTAAAAATTGATTAATCTTAATTTTAGATTCCAAAATAGATAAATTAATAGTCTTTAAATTCACATTTAAGGCTTTTGAAAGTTCCAAAACAAAATCACTATATTTCATAGTAGAAATAGGTGTAATATCACTATCTAAAACAGAAATTTCATCATCTATAATTGCTTTTTTATCTTTAAATAAAATTTTTGATTTTTTCTCTTTAATGCCTTTTATTAAAAACATCTCTTTTTCAGAATTAAAAAATTTAACCAAAAGAGTTTTAAACTCGTCCTCATTTTTAAATTTATACTCTAAAATAACTTTTTCATTAAGCTTTTCCCAAAGTTCTTTTAAGTCTTGATACTTTTGTGTCCTTATAGCAATTTTCTTTTTAGTATCCGTAGTTTTGCGAATTTTGTTTGAACCAATTCCATCAAAAATTAAAGGATAATTTTTTTTGATATACTCCCAACCACCATTTTTAAAATTGTTAGAACGGGTAATGAGATTTTTTTCATCAAGCATTTCAAGCAAACTCTCTTCATCTGTCTTATAAATTTCACAAATTTTCTTGATGATGTCGCATGTAAATTTTTCAGGCTCTTTTTCTATAGAAATTGCACCTGATTTTTCATTGATTTCATTTACTAAACTCTCTACAAAATCACTCTCTGTAAAATCTACAAAATAATTTAGATAAAATTGTTCGTCTTTTACTCGGTTACCATACTCATTTACAGGCAAACGCAAACCACGTCCAACCTCTTGAAGTTTTGAAATTTCACTCCCACTACTTCTTAATTTACATATTTGAAAAACATTAGGGTTATCCCAACCCTCTCTTAAAGTCCATTTTGAAAAGATAAAACGCCTTGTATTATTAAGATTTAACATTAACTGCTTATCGTGAAGTATTTCAATAACCTCTTGTTCTATAGCTTCATCTTTTTCAGTATTATCTTTAGAAAAATATCCTCCGTGTGTTTTTGATATATCACTTAATGTTTTTTCTAAATAACTTTTATAAAAAGAGTTAGTTTCAGTTTTAAGTAAATTTTCTACTTGAGCTTTTATCTCCTCTTCAAGTAGTTTTTTTATATAACCATTTTCTCCTCTATATTCTTCGATATTATCAATAAAAAAAAGTGTTAATGGTTTTATTTTAACATCTCTTGTTAAAAATTCTTTTTCAATTTTAAAATGATTTCTTATTGCTTTTTTTATCATAACTTCTTGCAAGGTTTGTGCATAAGAGTATGGGTTTATCTTATCTCCCTTACTCATCTGTAGCCCATTAGATAGTAAAACTTTACTTTTATTTAAATTTTCAACAAGCAATCCACTCATCTTGGAATGAACTTTTTGTAGACTCTCTTTTTTTGCAATTTTGACACTACTTTTTTTGTTTCCTTCGGTTAATTCAAAAGTTGCCTCTTTGCCATCTGTGTTTACAAGCTTAACAATAGCATTTTTACCATCTTCAAATTCAGCTATATGGCCGATAACCCCTTTTACTAAGTTACGATTAAAAGAGTCAACCGCTGATAATGTATAAATCAAATTTTCATACTTTTCAAAAGTAGCACCATATCTTAAAATGAATTGAGGTTTCATCTTTTCTATATTTTTCCATGTTTTATTATCTTTAGAAAATTTATGAGGCTCGTCTATTATTACAAAAGGATTTACTGACGCAATGCCACCAAATGGGGTATTATAATTATCAAAAAGCATTCTATCAAATCTCTTTTGCATTGTATCTGAGTTTACCATACCAGCATTTATTATCATTACTTGAATTGTTTTGTTGCCAAAATTTTCTGCCGTTACAAAACTGCTTACTGCTGTTGGCATATTTAACTTTTTGTTCTTGCTTGTTTTTTGACTCTCTACGATGTGTAATTCTATACTTTTTCCATATTGTTCTTTAAAATGCTCTCTTTGACTATCTGATTTTAAAAAATCAATCGTCCCTGCTTTGATAGAAAGTGTTGGAACTACAACTATGAATTTAAAAATTCCAAAATAGCGATTAAGTTCAAAAATAGTTTTT is a genomic window of Campylobacter blaseri containing:
- a CDS encoding replicative DNA helicase, encoding MPSNLYDLDMERSILSSIFYSEDSFSEIYGLIDANDFYLKAHSDVFKAMLECVNSDEPIDFTFVKKRLGKNYNEPVFNEIIATNSLIDIEKYANELKEKSIRRSLISIAHKIPSKVNEFQPAKDMVDDISSKLYALVDGKKGGVVKKSDEVIHELMLEMKKQKEAVDKDLVGLDTGFRYLNEHTKGFKEGELIIVAARPGMGKTAFVLNAIQRTLNVGKGVVFFSLEMPASHLMMRILSANTSIPLSNILTAKMDDDEFTRFGDACEDMMNKKLFFYDSNYVNIHQIRTHLRKLKAKHEEINLCVIDYIGLMMSSSSFSERHLQIAEISRGLKLLARELNMPIIALSQLNRGLEARSNKRPMLSDLRESGAIEQDADIILFVYRGDVYAAQEEDERRERWINEGKDPASYVPKFTPHASEEKAEIIVGKNRNGSLGSVEVVFQKQFTRFVDHSFEPVEESTFNG
- the ispG gene encoding flavodoxin-dependent (E)-4-hydroxy-3-methylbut-2-enyl-diphosphate synthase; this encodes MHRYKTKKLFVGDVGVGGDAPISVQSMTFSKTKNVKETLEQINRVYFAGGDLVRCAVLDVEDAAALKEIKKESPIPIIADIHFNYKHALRVAPFVDAIRINPGNIGGKDRIKAVVEACKDRNLPIRIGVNTGSLEKEFEEKYGRTVKAMLASAEYNYKLLEDFDFTDIAISLKSSDVATTMQAYRELRPMCEYPFHLGVTEAGTVFHATVKSSIALGGLLLEGIGDTMRVSITGELEEEIKVAKAILQDSGVQKSGLNIISCPTCGRLQSNLVKAVKLVEERTRHITAPLNVSVMGCVVNAIGEAKGADVAIAFGKEQGLVMRKGEVVAKLKESELVERFLKELDEEVAEYERNK
- the thiD gene encoding bifunctional hydroxymethylpyrimidine kinase/phosphomethylpyrimidine kinase — encoded protein: MKNALSIAGVDPSGGAGIIADLKVFIAHKVYAMGVVTATTAQNTKGLYGMQLIDTKLIKDGINAIFDDIKVDVIKIGVVPSVEIIKTVADTLKAQKYLPPVVLDPVMSCKNGDIWLEGESKNAIVKELFPLAKVITPNRFEATEILGFEIKTKEDAKKACIELLKYGPKSVFLKAGEIDGASVDVFYDGEEVLFLETKRLNTDSTHGSGCSLSSAIASNLANGDDLKTAVKKAEEYIFNAIKNAFKVGSGCNPVNHFYNFY
- a CDS encoding DUF4139 domain-containing protein; protein product: MRIFTSILSLITVSSMVFADKIENAVDLNQALNLKNVTLYKSGMSYYEYQGILDKDISLKMSFSKAQISDILKSITIIDPKAKDISFRFDSGLDRFANSSNFGVDPKVALTLSDFLAEKKGFMLEVKADSIIRGRILAVENSGFNSVKNPSDTISLFNNGKITTIKFDDIVSFKFLNEDINKELESILALMESEGVSSQRNLYLNIKSNEKRDVKLAYVMKAPIYKISYRAFLEDDSAIFQAWAFINNPNSFDWQDVEISLMSSKPFSFTQDFYTPTYNLEEEIRLIEKKDSIPRRFQMAESRMLSTSSQNKNLSTNPNLFKSNTKESNSDQFSFLIPNKVTILKYQSLAVPLISTNLPMDKFSLLSNINPYGEKSNAILTVELENNSSLKLPSGLVAMYDDGSYIGDAKMKYLAINDKASLKFGEDEDVVASRNDKQTENIVSISINNGLAKQVVRRVLNSTYIVKNKDNKNKQIVLEHPKKADEKVESSIKPLEEKTNYNRYKFTLAPKEERKINISTFRTISSSYELVKLDENRLKYYISNGEIPDKIKMVFEEILGKGELLRQRRKGLKDIKEKQDFIIKSQERARENLKAIGNDNENSKKFLDQILKYEKDINEANKEIQKTKYDIEILEKELKEFIDKIKI
- a CDS encoding type III restriction-modification system endonuclease, encoding MKGFNFEKNLPHQTQAVNNTIAVFENLEINKPEQINKNCVNPILDKNINFQYFNNIRNIQELNGIEPFRDNNSNIIDIMMETGTGKTYTYTKTIFELNRYFGIFKFIVVVPTLSIKAGTIDFLKSDSQREHFKEQYGKSIELHIVESQKTSKNKKLNMPTAVSSFVTAENFGNKTIQVMIINAGMVNSDTMQKRFDRMLFDNYNTPFGGIASVNPFVIIDEPHKFSKDNKTWKNIEKMKPQFILRYGATFEKYENLIYTLSAVDSFNRNLVKGVIGHIAEFEDGKNAIVKLVNTDGKEATFELTEGNKKSSVKIAKKESLQKVHSKMSGLLVENLNKSKVLLSNGLQMSKGDKINPYSYAQTLQEVMIKKAIRNHFKIEKEFLTRDVKIKPLTLFFIDNIEEYRGENGYIKKLLEEEIKAQVENLLKTETNSFYKSYLEKTLSDISKTHGGYFSKDNTEKDEAIEQEVIEILHDKQLMLNLNNTRRFIFSKWTLREGWDNPNVFQICKLRSSGSEISKLQEVGRGLRLPVNEYGNRVKDEQFYLNYFVDFTESDFVESLVNEINEKSGAISIEKEPEKFTCDIIKKICEIYKTDEESLLEMLDEKNLITRSNNFKNGGWEYIKKNYPLIFDGIGSNKIRKTTDTKKKIAIRTQKYQDLKELWEKLNEKVILEYKFKNEDEFKTLLVKFFNSEKEMFLIKGIKEKKSKILFKDKKAIIDDEISVLDSDITPISTMKYSDFVLELSKALNVNLKTINLSILESKIKINQFLNTSTIRIIKQKFNDYLLFNAFNKYEISYQKVSNSIHPTKLTDKNGKVLEEILATDVGVMFDDEDVAKNYLFEELYYDSELEKQNIQENIKEVVVFTKIPKNSIKIPIVGGKSYSPDFAYVLTFENGKKQLNFIVETKNVLDEDALRKEEIQKIKHAEVFFNGDIKIKFRTQFSNDKINELIKEIIKS